In the genome of Acetobacter oryzifermentans, one region contains:
- a CDS encoding class I SAM-dependent methyltransferase, producing MPTEAVIAAYYATTYRGACADFYPKDRSRRWRAFWRSLWFIPYVYHRDIVDLGCGGGHMLSALCRFARSGTGVDLSENSIAFARRSFPEQRFFAEDIEAFAKRELRFDFVFSSELLEHLRSPVMFMETLRAITRPNAVVYLSAPDAGHRATPQNLAAWPDICPPEHLQWFNETNLTMLFKQYGFIPLRRHKTTQPAHSVFFRRVG from the coding sequence ATGCCGACTGAGGCGGTTATCGCCGCCTATTATGCGACGACCTACCGGGGCGCGTGTGCGGATTTCTATCCCAAGGATCGCTCCCGCCGGTGGCGCGCATTCTGGCGGAGTCTGTGGTTTATTCCATATGTGTATCATCGTGACATAGTGGATCTGGGGTGTGGCGGTGGACACATGCTGTCGGCTCTGTGTCGTTTTGCGCGAAGTGGCACGGGGGTTGATCTGAGCGAGAACAGCATTGCCTTTGCACGGCGCAGTTTTCCAGAGCAGAGGTTTTTTGCCGAGGATATTGAAGCCTTTGCAAAACGGGAGCTGCGCTTTGATTTTGTGTTTTCGTCAGAATTGCTGGAGCATCTGAGAAGTCCTGTGATGTTCATGGAAACCCTTCGGGCCATCACACGGCCAAACGCGGTTGTCTATCTCTCTGCACCGGATGCGGGCCACCGGGCTACACCGCAGAATCTGGCGGCATGGCCCGATATCTGTCCGCCGGAGCATCTGCAATGGTTTAATGAAACCAATCTGACCATGCTCTTTAAGCAGTACGGCTTTATACCTCTGCGACGGCACAAAACAACGCAGCCTGCGCATTCCGTTTTTTTCAGGCGTGTTGGATGA
- a CDS encoding FkbM family methyltransferase, producing MTRRQHLARMLMHERPLGRGRLRRVAVSWFQQGPQIVDGTLFGYRVRFYPRDNQTDAKGAVCGALYKRRELCWLRRILSPDASFVDIGANMGFFSLYAARCHTRKILAVEANPVLMDRFRETLALNEPLPIWCVSCAAGATSGNGQLRPRHHDLGSGQISAVTYKKTQTGQQAATISVRPLKDIVQEAGLKTITLMKLDIEGMEHAVLDTYFRDVSPMLYPQHLILERPVRREAQQALEHLLIASSLYRISGRTRANLLLSRNPS from the coding sequence ATGACACGCCGCCAGCACCTTGCCCGCATGCTGATGCATGAACGCCCGCTCGGACGAGGACGCTTACGGCGTGTCGCAGTCTCATGGTTCCAGCAGGGACCCCAGATCGTAGATGGCACCTTGTTTGGCTATCGGGTCAGATTTTATCCGCGCGATAACCAGACCGATGCCAAGGGTGCGGTCTGTGGTGCACTTTATAAGAGACGTGAACTTTGCTGGCTACGCCGCATTCTCTCCCCGGACGCCAGTTTCGTGGATATTGGCGCAAATATGGGGTTTTTCTCCCTGTACGCGGCCCGTTGCCACACACGTAAAATTTTAGCGGTTGAAGCCAATCCGGTTCTGATGGATCGGTTTCGGGAAACACTCGCCCTGAATGAGCCCCTTCCGATCTGGTGCGTTTCCTGCGCGGCGGGCGCGACATCGGGAAATGGACAACTGAGGCCCCGCCACCATGACCTCGGCAGCGGCCAGATCTCCGCCGTCACTTACAAAAAAACACAGACGGGACAACAGGCGGCAACCATCTCCGTTCGTCCTCTCAAAGATATTGTCCAGGAAGCTGGTCTAAAGACCATCACTCTGATGAAGCTTGATATCGAAGGAATGGAACATGCTGTGCTGGACACCTATTTTAGAGATGTCTCTCCGATGCTTTATCCGCAACACCTGATTCTGGAACGTCCCGTCCGCCGAGAGGCGCAACAGGCCCTGGAGCATCTGCTGATTGCCAGTTCACTTTACAGGATCAGCGGACGCACACGCGCCAATCTTCTTCTGTCACGAAACCCTTCATAA
- a CDS encoding ribbon-helix-helix domain-containing protein encodes MCELYIRADPIHYENRTRSLRIHGAVTTIRLENMFWEILTEIAAADDLTVNQLITKLSDEVTELRGELPNVASFLRVSCLQYLKRERSIEAVSGPKAGHPIALRRVG; translated from the coding sequence ATGTGTGAACTCTATATCCGCGCCGATCCGATTCACTATGAGAACCGCACACGATCGCTTCGGATACACGGGGCCGTCACCACTATTCGGCTAGAAAATATGTTTTGGGAAATCCTGACGGAAATTGCAGCGGCTGATGACCTAACTGTTAATCAGCTCATCACGAAGCTTTCAGACGAAGTCACTGAACTTCGTGGCGAACTCCCGAACGTGGCATCTTTCTTGCGGGTCAGTTGCCTCCAATATTTAAAGCGGGAGCGCTCTATCGAAGCAGTATCCGGCCCCAAGGCCGGTCATCCCATCGCATTGCGTCGGGTCGGATAA
- a CDS encoding XRE family transcriptional regulator: MDDQLTLMRERGERLRQAAQAIGITRAAKAAGVPYTTLRDYMNGGEMKFSSIASLARVCGVSLDWLAYGVGEEPPPHQTPEEAPARGGHQAVIPWLDNREDGLRISKSWLARTFRQDGTALRLVSVIGDAMLPTLVENDLVILDTANQQIHGSGLFALAVDDSILIRRLERRLGGGLRVIADNDRYPPQDLTQDEASDLKIVGEVLWTGGVPKR, translated from the coding sequence ATGGATGATCAACTGACCCTCATGCGTGAACGGGGAGAGCGGCTCCGTCAGGCGGCTCAGGCCATCGGTATTACACGCGCAGCCAAAGCAGCCGGCGTGCCCTACACAACCCTGCGCGACTATATGAATGGCGGAGAAATGAAGTTCTCTTCCATCGCCTCTCTGGCACGGGTCTGCGGTGTGTCTCTCGACTGGCTGGCTTATGGCGTCGGAGAAGAACCACCCCCTCACCAGACACCGGAGGAAGCGCCCGCCAGGGGCGGTCATCAGGCCGTCATCCCCTGGCTGGACAACCGCGAAGACGGGCTGCGTATCAGCAAAAGCTGGCTTGCCAGAACCTTCCGACAGGATGGCACAGCCTTACGGCTCGTGAGCGTCATTGGGGATGCCATGCTCCCCACTCTGGTCGAGAACGATCTCGTGATCCTCGATACCGCCAATCAGCAAATTCATGGTAGCGGCCTGTTCGCTCTTGCTGTGGACGACAGTATCCTGATCCGGCGACTTGAACGCCGACTGGGAGGCGGCCTGCGCGTCATCGCTGACAATGACCGCTATCCCCCTCAGGATCTGACACAGGACGAAGCCTCCGACCTGAAGATTGTCGGGGAAGTGCTCTGGACTGGGGGCGTTCCCAAGCGTTAA